From the Rhinoraja longicauda isolate Sanriku21f chromosome 5, sRhiLon1.1, whole genome shotgun sequence genome, the window TGATGCTGTGGCAGGTTTGAGTCACATGGTTATGGGTTCAAGCCAGAGACATGGCCACAAAGTCTTGGCTGATACTTCAATGTGCTACTGAGGGAATACTGCACACTCTTTCACATGCATCTTGAAACTCGTGGGCTTGCCTCTGGACTTTCATCAATGTAAAAAGTCCAATGGTATTTTAAAGAACAGGAGAGCTATTCCTGGTTCTCTGATGAACATTTAACCTTCAATCAACATCACATAAAAAGTTACTTTTCTTTATTGCATTACTGTTTTGCTGCATTTATCAGCACTGATGGGTTGATTAGCTGTGTTAAACGTAATAATACTTCTGTCAAATAAATAGCTTCATTGCAAAGTTTGCTTTTGTATCATGGTGCAGGCTGCTGATATGTATGGGTTACAGCTATTTTTTAATGTAGAAAAGCATCTTGTCTCATCAGCAGGAAAATAGTTTAGGAATGTAATAGTAGCATTAAATGTTCTTTTTCTGCTTTAATTCTCGATACCAAACAGTTGTATGTTGCGGTGCTCTGCCATAAGCCGATTGACTCATGTCTCGTGTGCTTTTGTTTCAACAGACtcatgacttcaggaagtgatatCTGCTTTGTTCACAAGCTCATGGGATTGGTACCAGGATGGGGTGGAGCAACCAGGCTGATTAAACTGATTGGATATCGGAATGCTCTTAAACTGTTGAGCAGTGCCCAGCATGTGGAACCTGCAATGGGGATGGATATTGGGCTGGTTGATGAAATTTTAGTGTCCTCGGATGAGGAAAGTTCCATTAAAGAAGCTCAGAATTGGCTGAATCAATACATTAAGGGATCTTCACAAGTTATCAGAGCCATTAAGAATGTGGTGGTTTCAGGGAGAGAACTGTCACAAGAAGAGTCACTGAAAAATGAAAAGATCATATTTGGTACTTTGTGGGGCTCACCCGCTAATCTGAAAGCTTTGGCTCAAAGAACTAAGCATAAGTAGGCAGATCAAACTGTTGCTAGCATATCAATCTGCCTGTTGACTAAAAAAAAGGGATAGATTTCAGTGTATTGTTATTTTATATTATCAACTGTGATGTAACATTTACCATATTTCTCATCAACAAGCATTTATGTAGTGCTTAATATTGTAAAACATTCCAGGATGCTTCAGAGGACTATTATCAAGTAACATTTAACTTTGAGCCACACAAACAGATATAAAACATATGGCCATCCAGGAGGGGTACTTAGAACCTCTGGTGCGCACTAAAGAATCTGCTGGAGTGGCAACATGTGGTAGGTCTTGTTTTTTTAAAGTAGGAGGTGGATTAGATAATGAATGAACCAAACTTAATACAGGTTAGGAGAGTAAATGACATTTTAACTTTTAATTACACTTTATTTACactctggtttaaaaaaaacagcatccAAATTTGCTGTAAACCATCACTCCAATTTAAAATAATCAATGCTTATAAAATGCTTTTGAGTCTCCTGAGGATGTACAAGGCACTGTATGGATGTAGGTTATTGATTTAATCCCTGAATCTAAAATGTACAGTAGTCATAGAACATTTATACTTTGGTACATTTCTTCTGGGTAAGTTATTGTGCCATTGTGTGAACTTAGTCTCTTTATATCTCTGTTTTAGCAATAAAAAAATTAGTACTGGTATCATTTGCGATATGTTATTTACTGTAACTGGCTCTTGGATTTGGAACACAGCTCATCTACTGAAATTAAAATGTAAGGACACTATAGCTACATATCTAAACTGCATTCAATTACACGCATCCCAGGAAAAAAACTTTATTTCCAGAAGAGCAGAGAATGTTTTACGACTGGCTTTGAGATTGGCAGGGTGTAATTAAGGTTGTAGCAGATTTGGGGAGTGCCTCCATTGTTGAAAGATTATCTATCTAAACCTGGCTGTATATGTTAAGCATTTTCTCATTTTAATTAAGGTTCATGGTATCTTTTCTTTTGTCTTTACTTTCTTATAAGAGCTTGATTTATTGGATGCTGCTAGCCTTTTCTCTACTTAGAAAATCTAGACCTTTAAGTCATAGGATAAAGATTTGGTCACCTTAGATTGAAAATGAGGTAAAATATATTCACTGAATGCTGTGAATCTTTTTGATTTGCTCCTTCAGAGAGCAACATGTGCTGAAACACTGAATACATCCACTCATGAGATAGATAGAGAaatttggggtggggtggggcggtgaGCACAAAGGGAAAGATGTAAAGTGAGGGTAGAACTGGGTAGAGGGTTGCTGCACAGATAAACCACAAGAAAGTGCTGCAACAGAATATAATAGATTATGGTGACTCCTAACCTGACATCATAATGGTAAAAGATTATTGTACGCAAATAACAAAGTCCTGGGATGTATGTATATTATCAATCTCCACACATTGTTTCAAGTTACTTGGCTGACAAGGATATTGTGCTGCATTCATGTGCTCCAATCATCCTGTGATTCTACTGAGCACTTGAACACCCAAAAAGTGATTTGCAAGAGTGCTACAAGATTAACTTGATTATCCTTGTGGATCCTAACTTGTTACATGCCTGTTCCAAGGACACTAAGTTCTTTGTCTGTTTTATTATATCAGAAGCAGATAATGCCTGATTTAAAATGGTTGCAGAAAAGCTGAGGTTTTGGCGTATGACTATGACTGTTGTATCAAGCAGTTCCAGCTGGCTCTTGTGTTGTGCCTTTTTCTCTCCTTTTGCATGTAGTCTTTCTTACCATTGATTATGATATGCTTATCAGGAAAGCCAACATGTTGAGGTTTTGTAAAAATCTGATAACAGTAGATATGGAAAAAATATTTCCACTTGCGGGGAAGTTTGGAAAAAAAAAGGCAGTTAATATAAGAATACCCACTTAAAATATAGAATTCAAGagcaattttgttttaatatGATGATCAGAACTATATAATATTCCAAGTGTGATCGAACCAAGATTTGGGACATGTTTAGCATAACTTCACTGCTTTCAAAATTCTTTCAGCAGAATTACTAATTTGTCAttgatttgaaacattaactgcttTTTCCTGAcattctgagtgtttccagcaatttttcaAGTATGGCTTAAGAatcttagtcatacagcatggaaatgggcctttcagcccaccatgttcatGCTCACGAGTGTGGACCAATGTGCATTAACCCCATCTTCCAGCATTGGTCCACAGCCTTCTAGAG encodes:
- the echdc1 gene encoding ethylmalonyl-CoA decarboxylase isoform X3 — encoded protein: MMLDFREKVEELEHWTDGKGLILRGANNTFCSGSDLKAVKAMLNPEDGLKMCMFMQNTLTRLLRLPLISVALVQGKALGGGAEVTTACDFRLMTSGSDICFVHKLMGLVPGWGGATRLIKLIGYRNALKLLSSAQHVEPAMGMDIGLVDEILVSSDEESSIKEAQNWLNQYIKGSSQVIRAIKNVVVSGRELSQEESLKNEKIIFGTLWGSPANLKALAQRTKHK